One genomic segment of Mesoterricola silvestris includes these proteins:
- a CDS encoding flagellar basal body L-ring protein FlgH, producing MRYLLPIAVGVLVLGCSIPKTHDPSLTKQPRIPYAEEGPAAAPLSDGSLWQDRLTVADLRAHRLNDLVTIKITESTTATSKADVTTSRAGSNTLTSPSLFSRLASVGVGSGAAATGGFKTATTNKYAGNGVTDRSALFTTTITARVVKVLGNGNLIFEGYRDIQLNNEKQRLYVAGMLDPARLDTANTIGSAQVAELRVGYGGQGVVDETLKPGYVSRLLSFIWPF from the coding sequence ATGCGGTATCTTTTGCCCATCGCGGTCGGAGTTCTGGTCCTGGGGTGCTCCATCCCCAAGACCCATGATCCCAGTCTCACCAAGCAGCCCCGGATCCCCTACGCCGAGGAGGGCCCGGCCGCCGCGCCCCTCTCGGACGGCTCCCTGTGGCAGGACCGCCTCACGGTGGCCGATCTGCGGGCCCACCGCCTCAACGATCTGGTGACCATCAAGATCACGGAATCCACCACGGCCACCTCCAAGGCCGACGTCACCACCTCCCGGGCCGGGTCCAACACCCTCACCTCCCCGTCGCTCTTCAGCCGGTTGGCCAGCGTGGGGGTGGGCAGCGGGGCCGCGGCCACCGGGGGCTTCAAGACCGCCACCACGAACAAGTACGCCGGAAACGGCGTCACGGACCGCAGCGCCCTGTTCACCACCACCATCACCGCCCGGGTGGTGAAGGTCCTGGGCAACGGGAACCTGATCTTCGAGGGATACCGGGACATCCAGCTCAACAACGAGAAGCAGCGCCTGTACGTGGCCGGGATGCTCGATCCCGCGCGCCTGGACACCGCCAACACCATCGGCTCGGCACAAGTGGCCGAGCTGCGCGTGGGCTACGGCGGCCAGGGCGTGGTGGACGAGACCCTGAAGCCGGGCTACGTGAGCCGCCTCCTGTCCTTCATCTGGCCGTTCTGA
- a CDS encoding fumarate hydratase, whose protein sequence is MTACSMPNLTSLGTVESKSVLPKDWKADLAHPATLDLTLPVMELIRRTTSRLPQDIIEAVVANRNLEAEGSRAANTLDTMIENITLADDHVSPLCQDTGTIIFWVRHPFGVSQRRLREQIRKAVADATAKSWLRPNCVEALSGRNPGNNMDPLGEGHPVIHFEEREEPGIEISIMLKGGGCENVGAQYRLPDAALGAGRDLGGVRKCIIDAVTKAQGQGCSPGILGVAIGGDRVTGYERSKEVILRKLGTPNPDPKLDAFERRLTEEINTLGIGPMGYGGRTTVLGVLVSEMFRHPASFFVSISYMCWSSRRMDLVLDETGSAVYR, encoded by the coding sequence ATGACCGCCTGTTCCATGCCCAATCTCACCTCCCTGGGGACGGTGGAGTCCAAGTCGGTGTTGCCGAAGGACTGGAAGGCCGACCTGGCCCACCCCGCGACCCTCGACCTCACCCTGCCGGTGATGGAGCTCATCCGCCGGACGACGAGCCGGCTGCCCCAGGACATCATCGAGGCCGTGGTGGCCAACCGGAACCTGGAGGCCGAGGGGTCCCGGGCCGCCAACACGCTGGACACCATGATCGAGAACATCACCCTGGCCGACGACCACGTCTCGCCGCTGTGCCAGGACACCGGCACGATCATCTTCTGGGTGCGCCACCCCTTCGGCGTCTCCCAGCGCCGGCTCCGGGAGCAGATCCGGAAGGCCGTGGCCGACGCCACCGCCAAGTCCTGGCTGCGCCCCAACTGCGTGGAGGCCCTTTCGGGCCGGAACCCCGGCAACAACATGGACCCCCTGGGCGAGGGGCACCCCGTCATCCACTTCGAGGAGCGGGAGGAGCCGGGCATCGAGATCTCCATCATGCTCAAGGGCGGCGGCTGCGAGAACGTGGGCGCCCAGTACCGCCTTCCCGACGCCGCCCTGGGCGCGGGCCGCGACCTGGGCGGCGTGCGCAAGTGCATCATCGACGCCGTCACCAAGGCCCAGGGCCAGGGCTGCTCCCCGGGCATCCTCGGGGTGGCCATCGGCGGGGACCGGGTCACGGGCTACGAGCGCAGCAAGGAGGTCATCCTCCGCAAGCTGGGCACCCCGAACCCCGACCCCAAGCTGGACGCCTTCGAGCGCCGGCTCACCGAGGAGATCAACACCCTGGGCATCGGCCCCATGGGCTACGGCGGGCGCACCACGGTCCTGGGCGTGCTCGTGTCCGAGATGTTCCGCCATCCCGCCAGCTTCTTCGTGAGCATCAGCTACATGTGCTGGTCCAGCCGGCGCATGGACCTGGTTCTGGATGAAACCGGCTCCGCCGTGTACCGCTAG
- the flgL gene encoding flagellar hook-associated protein FlgL, whose translation MTIRTPNPINSSQMLLDLQRSKERYSNYASQLTTGKAIVNLGDDPAGSAAILNFQASIDQNSQFISQINAATGFLQNSETVASSVQTQVTRLMELAQSGLNGTQSATSRGAIASEVDGIYTGLVNLANTKVQGKYIFAGTNTTTVPFDAATAPAGQPNSITYNGNNANIDFTVGASATTATNIPGDTLFLGGAAPGSYGGNLDLFNAAKSLSVALNSGNTANIQTAYTNLQAISTHLNDVITQLGGLQNGIDNIKTSLQDVNTNLQAVQDTVEGVDYPTAITGFSREGTAQSATLSVLSKISSKNLFDYLA comes from the coding sequence ATGACCATCCGCACCCCCAATCCCATCAATTCGTCCCAGATGCTCCTGGACCTGCAGCGTTCCAAGGAGCGCTACTCCAACTACGCCTCCCAGCTCACCACCGGCAAGGCCATCGTGAACCTCGGGGACGATCCGGCGGGTTCCGCCGCGATCCTGAACTTCCAGGCCTCCATCGACCAGAACAGCCAGTTCATCAGCCAGATCAACGCAGCCACCGGGTTCCTCCAGAACTCCGAGACCGTCGCCTCCTCCGTTCAGACCCAGGTCACCCGGCTCATGGAGCTGGCCCAGTCCGGCCTCAACGGCACCCAGAGCGCCACCAGCCGCGGCGCCATCGCTTCGGAAGTGGACGGCATCTACACCGGCCTGGTGAACCTCGCCAACACGAAGGTGCAGGGCAAGTACATCTTCGCCGGCACCAACACCACCACCGTGCCCTTCGACGCCGCCACCGCCCCGGCGGGCCAGCCCAATTCCATCACCTACAACGGGAACAACGCGAACATCGATTTCACCGTCGGGGCCAGCGCCACCACCGCCACCAACATCCCCGGCGACACCCTCTTCCTGGGCGGCGCCGCCCCCGGCTCCTACGGCGGCAACCTGGATCTCTTCAACGCCGCCAAGTCCCTGAGCGTCGCCCTCAACTCCGGCAACACCGCCAATATCCAGACCGCCTACACGAACCTCCAGGCCATCAGCACCCACCTGAACGACGTCATCACCCAGCTGGGGGGCCTCCAGAACGGCATCGACAACATCAAGACGAGCCTCCAGGACGTGAACACCAACCTCCAGGCCGTGCAGGACACGGTGGAGGGCGTCGACTACCCCACCGCCATCACCGGCTTCAGCCGCGAAGGCACCGCCCAGTCCGCGACCCTCAGCGTCCTCTCCAAGATCAGCAGCAAGAACCTCTTCGACTACCTCGCCTAA
- the flgK gene encoding flagellar hook-associated protein FlgK, which translates to MPGLTAGLNIGLTGLAAAQNSLDVIGHNIANVNTPGYSRQVAQLGTAGSSMFGGLVYGTGVNLQAIQGIRDQLLNLQITVSTAQQSGAQTRYQGLQAISSVFTDDGTSGISSQLNAFFTSLQKVAAQPEDPSLRTNLVGAAQTLISTLQTKYQSLRDAQTTADQQVAALVPTVNTLTSQIAALNKKLAGEVNPDQDNTSIDQRQDLANQLAKIVGIQTYIDSKGQMNINLDGGTAPLVIGSTAYTMTSIQNNTPPATAPFYNSVEVSLNGTAPFTDVTASITNGEMGAQLDLRDNLIAGYEKQMDELAAGVAYNINSLNSTGYSLDGVQHGLDFFQNAAGNTAHLPTGIQVPPDVGAQVPANDYKGMVLALSVNAAIIANPSLFAASSTGAAGDNKNAQAMVALQTSGATVDSTGAGPAASTTGPFSSFVAGLVTKASTDAAQWKITSTNVENITTALTTQRDSVSAVDLDTEAANLITFQRGYQASARFVSVISQLTEQLINNLGA; encoded by the coding sequence ATGCCGGGCTTGACCGCAGGATTGAACATCGGCCTCACGGGCCTGGCCGCGGCCCAGAATTCCCTGGACGTGATCGGCCACAACATCGCCAACGTCAACACGCCCGGATACAGCCGGCAGGTGGCGCAACTGGGCACCGCCGGGTCCTCCATGTTCGGGGGCCTGGTGTACGGCACCGGCGTGAACCTCCAGGCCATCCAGGGCATCCGGGACCAGCTCCTCAACCTCCAGATCACCGTGAGCACCGCCCAGCAGAGCGGGGCCCAGACGCGGTACCAGGGCCTCCAGGCCATCTCCTCCGTCTTCACCGACGACGGCACCTCGGGCATCAGCTCCCAGCTCAACGCCTTTTTCACGAGCCTGCAGAAGGTCGCCGCCCAGCCCGAGGACCCCTCGCTGCGCACCAACCTCGTGGGCGCCGCCCAGACCCTCATCAGCACCCTCCAGACCAAGTACCAGTCCCTGCGCGACGCCCAGACCACCGCGGACCAGCAGGTGGCGGCCCTGGTGCCCACCGTCAACACCCTCACCAGCCAGATCGCCGCCCTCAACAAGAAGCTGGCCGGCGAGGTGAACCCCGACCAGGACAACACCTCCATCGACCAGCGCCAGGACCTGGCCAACCAGCTGGCCAAGATCGTGGGGATCCAGACCTACATCGACAGCAAGGGCCAGATGAACATCAACCTGGACGGCGGTACCGCGCCCCTGGTGATCGGGAGCACGGCCTACACCATGACCTCCATCCAGAACAACACGCCCCCCGCCACGGCGCCCTTCTACAATTCCGTGGAAGTGAGCCTCAACGGCACCGCCCCCTTCACGGACGTCACCGCCTCCATCACCAACGGCGAGATGGGGGCCCAGCTGGATCTGCGGGACAACCTCATCGCCGGCTACGAAAAGCAGATGGATGAGCTGGCCGCGGGCGTGGCCTACAACATCAACTCCCTGAACAGCACCGGCTACTCCCTGGACGGGGTCCAGCACGGCCTGGACTTCTTCCAGAACGCCGCCGGCAACACCGCGCACCTGCCCACGGGGATCCAGGTGCCCCCGGACGTGGGCGCCCAGGTGCCCGCCAACGATTACAAGGGCATGGTCCTCGCCCTGTCCGTGAACGCGGCCATCATCGCCAATCCCTCCCTCTTCGCGGCCAGCAGCACCGGCGCCGCGGGCGACAACAAGAACGCCCAGGCCATGGTGGCCCTCCAGACCTCCGGGGCGACCGTGGACAGCACGGGCGCGGGCCCCGCGGCCTCCACCACCGGCCCCTTCAGCTCCTTCGTGGCGGGCCTGGTCACCAAGGCCAGCACCGACGCGGCCCAGTGGAAGATCACTTCCACCAACGTCGAGAACATCACCACCGCCCTCACCACCCAGCGGGACAGCGTCTCCGCGGTGGACCTGGACACCGAGGCCGCCAACCTCATCACGTTCCAGCGCGGGTACCAGGCCTCGGCCCGCTTCGTGTCCGTGATAAGCCAGCTCACCGAACAGCTCATCAACAACCTCGGCGCCTAG
- a CDS encoding rod-binding protein: MSAPILPAAAVPAQDLVTPALPGGKDAKEAAKQFEGLLMANLFKEMRKTVHPSGLFGTNDSARGTYEYLLDQAVVNHAMDSGKTWGLSERLESSLKASKQYR; the protein is encoded by the coding sequence GTGAGCGCCCCCATCCTGCCCGCCGCCGCGGTCCCGGCCCAGGACCTGGTGACCCCCGCCCTCCCCGGCGGGAAGGATGCCAAGGAAGCCGCCAAGCAGTTCGAGGGCCTCCTGATGGCCAATCTCTTCAAGGAGATGCGCAAGACGGTGCACCCCTCGGGCCTTTTCGGCACCAACGATTCCGCCCGGGGCACGTATGAATATTTGCTTGACCAGGCCGTCGTCAACCATGCCATGGACAGCGGGAAGACCTGGGGTCTGAGTGAACGCCTGGAGTCCTCCCTGAAGGCCTCGAAGCAATACAGATGA
- a CDS encoding MBL fold metallo-hydrolase: MKAILFTHSHDDHTGGSRAFPGAALYALNPHRRDGAGQSAWNRIQGGRAGTESGAGGRRELRLLEDGEVLDLHGDRIEVFGIPGHTYDSCAYLAFGGLFMGDSAAGTFNGRMGSAPPFVSVDRKMNQAGLKRLAARLGGRGGEVRYLAFGHQGPIPGLGPLLEWSASH; encoded by the coding sequence GTGAAGGCGATCCTGTTCACGCATTCGCACGACGATCATACGGGGGGGAGCCGGGCGTTTCCCGGGGCGGCGCTGTATGCGTTGAATCCGCACCGGCGGGACGGGGCGGGGCAGAGCGCCTGGAACCGGATCCAGGGGGGGCGCGCGGGCACGGAAAGCGGGGCCGGGGGCCGGCGGGAGCTGCGGCTCCTGGAGGACGGCGAGGTCCTGGACCTCCACGGGGATCGCATCGAGGTCTTCGGGATTCCGGGGCACACGTACGACAGCTGCGCCTACCTGGCCTTCGGCGGCCTTTTCATGGGGGACAGCGCGGCGGGGACCTTCAACGGCCGGATGGGGTCGGCGCCGCCCTTCGTGTCGGTGGACCGGAAGATGAACCAGGCCGGCTTGAAGCGGTTGGCGGCAAGGCTGGGGGGGCGCGGGGGGGAGGTGCGGTACCTGGCCTTCGGGCACCAGGGACCCATCCCGGGGCTGGGGCCGCTCCTGGAATGGAGCGCCTCCCATTGA
- the trmFO gene encoding methylenetetrahydrofolate--tRNA-(uracil(54)-C(5))-methyltransferase (FADH(2)-oxidizing) TrmFO: MEFDVIGAGLAGAEAAWQLASHGHVVNLHEMRPQAQTPAHQTDQAAEMVCSNSFKSDDPNSATGILKAELERLDSLILRCARATRVPAGNSLAVDRAAFSAAVTSALRDHPGIRWITDTVARPDPQRPTLIATGPLTADPLAEWLAAAVGSERLHFYDAIAPIVDRDSIDLSVVFAASRYGKGGSDFYNCPLDQEAYERFLDALLAAPRAPLHDFDTPYFEACLPIEVMADRGRETLRHGPMKPVGLDDPRTGRYPYAVVQLRQDDLAGEHFNLVGFQTRLTWGAQQEVFRLIPGLERAEFARLGSIHRNTYVNAPRVLDAQLRVKALPRLWIAGQVSGVEGYLESAAGGLAASLFMRQHAQDREPAPLPRETMLGSLLHYLAHASPKDFCPTNAMIGLLPEIPGGILDHRMLKRAGGLRGLKQAKGAYHRERALAALEAHIAEAKL, encoded by the coding sequence ATGGAATTCGATGTGATTGGAGCGGGGTTGGCGGGGGCGGAGGCCGCCTGGCAATTGGCCAGCCATGGACATGTGGTGAATCTGCATGAGATGCGTCCCCAGGCCCAGACGCCCGCCCACCAGACGGATCAGGCGGCGGAGATGGTCTGTTCCAATTCCTTCAAGAGCGACGATCCCAACAGCGCCACGGGCATCCTCAAGGCGGAGCTGGAGCGGCTGGATTCCCTCATCCTCCGGTGCGCCCGGGCCACCCGGGTTCCCGCGGGCAATTCCCTGGCCGTGGACCGCGCGGCCTTCTCGGCCGCGGTCACCTCCGCGCTGCGGGACCATCCGGGGATCCGCTGGATCACGGACACCGTCGCGCGGCCCGATCCGCAGCGCCCCACCCTCATCGCCACGGGGCCCCTCACGGCCGATCCCCTCGCGGAATGGCTCGCCGCCGCCGTGGGGTCGGAGCGGCTCCACTTCTACGACGCCATCGCTCCCATCGTGGACCGGGATTCCATCGATCTCTCCGTCGTCTTCGCGGCGTCGCGCTACGGCAAGGGCGGCAGCGACTTCTACAACTGCCCCCTGGACCAGGAGGCCTACGAGCGCTTCCTGGACGCGCTGCTGGCGGCGCCCCGGGCCCCGCTGCACGACTTCGACACGCCCTACTTCGAGGCGTGCCTGCCCATCGAGGTGATGGCGGACCGCGGCCGCGAGACCCTCCGCCACGGGCCCATGAAGCCCGTGGGACTGGACGATCCGCGCACGGGGCGCTATCCCTACGCCGTGGTCCAGCTCCGCCAGGACGACCTCGCCGGCGAACACTTCAACCTCGTCGGGTTCCAGACGCGGCTCACCTGGGGCGCGCAGCAGGAGGTGTTCCGCCTCATCCCGGGACTGGAGCGGGCCGAGTTCGCGCGCCTGGGAAGCATCCACCGCAACACCTACGTGAACGCCCCCCGCGTCCTGGACGCGCAGCTGCGGGTGAAGGCCCTGCCCCGCCTCTGGATCGCGGGCCAGGTGAGCGGCGTGGAGGGCTACCTGGAATCGGCCGCGGGCGGCCTCGCGGCGTCGCTGTTCATGCGCCAGCACGCGCAGGACCGGGAGCCGGCGCCCCTGCCCCGGGAGACCATGCTGGGCTCGCTGCTGCACTACCTGGCCCACGCCTCGCCCAAGGATTTCTGCCCCACCAACGCCATGATCGGGCTGCTTCCGGAGATCCCCGGCGGCATCCTGGACCACCGCATGCTGAAGAGGGCCGGCGGACTTCGCGGCCTCAAGCAGGCCAAAGGGGCATATCATCGTGAAAGGGCCCTGGCCGCTCTGGAGGCCCATATCGCGGAGGCCAAGCTGTGA
- a CDS encoding type II toxin-antitoxin system CcdA family antitoxin, translating to MLPDYRIDAPKRPVNLSLNSDLLRLGKELGLNLSSLAEQAIAQAIRAHLAEKWLGENRDAIQAYNRRVEAQGVFSDGARTF from the coding sequence ATGCTGCCCGATTACCGCATCGATGCCCCGAAGCGCCCCGTCAACCTCAGCCTGAACAGCGACCTCCTGAGGTTGGGAAAGGAACTGGGCCTGAACCTCTCCAGCCTGGCGGAGCAGGCCATCGCCCAGGCCATCCGGGCCCACCTGGCGGAAAAGTGGCTGGGCGAGAACCGGGACGCCATCCAGGCCTACAACCGGCGCGTGGAGGCCCAGGGGGTCTTCAGCGACGGGGCCCGGACCTTCTGA
- the flgM gene encoding flagellar biosynthesis anti-sigma factor FlgM: MRVSIKTGAPGASQKVGGGAQPASTGPVGAPVAADALSVSNGAHFISVARARLEAIPDVRQEKVEAIRARIDADAYNPDGDAVADGLVREHTPVRQEP, from the coding sequence ATGAGGGTTTCAATCAAGACCGGAGCGCCGGGAGCCTCCCAGAAGGTGGGCGGCGGGGCGCAGCCCGCTTCCACGGGCCCCGTGGGGGCCCCCGTGGCGGCCGATGCCCTCAGCGTTTCCAACGGGGCGCACTTCATCTCCGTGGCCCGGGCCCGGCTGGAGGCCATTCCCGACGTGCGCCAGGAGAAGGTCGAGGCCATCCGCGCCCGGATCGACGCGGACGCCTACAACCCCGACGGGGATGCCGTGGCCGACGGCCTCGTGCGCGAACACACCCCCGTGCGCCAGGAGCCTTGA
- a CDS encoding flagellar basal body P-ring protein FlgI has translation MRRLLLFLAPALLAAALPDKGIDLPLREVASLQGVRGNMLLGYGLVVGLKGTGDTIQSKFTIQSLANLMARQGISIPTTGVNVKNVASVIVTAELPAFGRPGQRVDVTVSSNGDASSLAGGTLLMTPLQGPDGQVYVVAQGPLLVGGFSVATAGASNTKNHPTAGRIPEGGLVEREVGGNFNDRKVLRYNLLMEDFTTAVRVVKAINQELPSAPARALDARTVEVPVPSEFQGRIVELVARLENLPIQLQSHARVVVNEKTGTVIMGSDVHIGAVSIVQAGLSISVTNTAQVSQPKPLSKGRTTTTATGEVKAEDEKVKSLTLEPGTTVGRLAEMLNNVGVTPRDLVAILQAMKDAGALNAELRIL, from the coding sequence ATGCGCAGACTCCTCCTTTTCCTCGCCCCCGCCCTCCTGGCGGCAGCCCTCCCCGACAAGGGCATCGACCTCCCGCTGCGGGAGGTGGCCTCCCTCCAGGGCGTGCGGGGCAACATGCTCCTGGGCTACGGCCTCGTGGTGGGCCTCAAGGGCACGGGCGACACCATCCAGTCCAAGTTCACCATCCAGAGCCTGGCCAATCTCATGGCCCGCCAGGGCATCAGCATCCCCACCACCGGCGTGAACGTGAAGAACGTGGCCTCGGTCATCGTCACGGCCGAACTGCCCGCCTTCGGCAGACCCGGCCAGCGGGTGGACGTCACGGTCAGCTCCAACGGCGACGCCTCGTCCCTGGCCGGCGGAACCCTCCTCATGACCCCCCTCCAGGGCCCCGACGGCCAGGTGTACGTGGTGGCCCAGGGCCCCCTCCTGGTGGGCGGCTTTTCCGTGGCCACCGCCGGCGCCTCCAACACCAAGAACCACCCCACCGCGGGCCGCATCCCCGAAGGGGGCCTGGTGGAGCGGGAGGTGGGCGGCAATTTCAACGACCGCAAGGTGCTGCGGTACAACCTGCTCATGGAGGACTTCACCACCGCCGTGCGCGTGGTCAAGGCCATCAACCAGGAACTGCCCTCGGCCCCGGCCCGGGCCCTGGACGCGCGCACCGTGGAGGTGCCGGTGCCCTCGGAGTTCCAGGGGCGCATCGTGGAGCTGGTGGCCCGGCTCGAGAACCTGCCCATCCAACTGCAGTCCCACGCCCGGGTGGTGGTGAACGAGAAGACCGGCACAGTCATCATGGGTTCGGACGTGCACATCGGCGCCGTGAGCATCGTCCAGGCCGGCCTGTCCATCTCCGTAACGAACACCGCCCAGGTGAGCCAGCCCAAGCCCCTCAGCAAGGGGCGGACCACCACCACCGCCACCGGCGAGGTGAAGGCCGAGGACGAAAAGGTGAAGTCCCTGACCCTGGAGCCCGGCACCACCGTGGGCCGGCTCGCGGAAATGCTCAACAATGTCGGGGTCACCCCCCGGGACCTGGTGGCCATCCTCCAGGCCATGAAGGACGCCGGCGCCCTGAACGCCGAGCTGAGGATCCTGTGA
- a CDS encoding FumA C-terminus/TtdB family hydratase beta subunit gives MKRITTPISEDVIRGLKVGDEILLNGRVVLSRDIGHKFMVEKKPDWLKPLLHEAVIYHCGPVVAHHEDGHWSFVSAGPTTSIREEPYQADVLETYTVRGVIGKGGMGRKTSEALGKVGACYLHATGGAGALLAERVKRVVDVKMLEEFGSPEAFWVIEVEDFPLVVTMDSHGGSLHEDVAKASLDRANELMAAK, from the coding sequence GTGAAGCGCATCACGACCCCCATCTCCGAAGACGTCATCCGCGGCCTCAAGGTCGGCGACGAGATCCTCCTCAACGGCCGCGTGGTCCTCTCCCGGGACATCGGCCACAAGTTCATGGTGGAGAAGAAGCCCGACTGGCTCAAGCCGCTCCTGCACGAGGCCGTGATCTACCACTGCGGCCCCGTGGTGGCGCACCACGAGGACGGGCACTGGTCCTTCGTCTCCGCCGGCCCCACCACCAGCATCCGCGAGGAGCCCTACCAGGCGGATGTGCTCGAGACCTACACCGTGCGCGGCGTCATCGGCAAGGGCGGCATGGGCCGCAAGACCTCCGAGGCCCTGGGCAAGGTGGGGGCCTGCTACCTCCACGCCACCGGCGGCGCCGGGGCCCTCCTGGCCGAGCGGGTCAAGCGGGTCGTGGACGTGAAGATGCTGGAGGAATTCGGAAGCCCCGAGGCCTTCTGGGTGATCGAGGTGGAGGACTTCCCCCTGGTGGTCACCATGGACAGCCACGGCGGCAGCCTCCACGAGGACGTGGCCAAGGCCAGCCTGGACCGCGCCAATGAATTGATGGCCGCCAAATAA
- the prmC gene encoding peptide chain release factor N(5)-glutamine methyltransferase, whose product MPLTYAQFAGDLASALSGFLDRAEARAESRRWLQEGLDLSPSWLLAHGDDPVPDGDRARVAQWLERRRQGEPWSYILGWCAFRGRRFSVTRDTLIPRPETELVLEAALEVGRRLGVLHACDVGTGSGILAVCMALETDWEIQASDISPGALKAARANAAALGAKVAFRRGHLLAPLKEPLGLVVSNPPYVDPADAPGLQRELAFEPATALFAPDRGLALSAEILREARRRAAPGCVLEIGAGQGEELKARALASGWKRAVVHQDLAGHDRCLMALL is encoded by the coding sequence GTGCCCCTGACCTACGCCCAGTTCGCCGGCGACCTCGCCTCGGCCCTGTCCGGATTCCTGGACCGGGCCGAGGCGCGCGCCGAAAGCCGCCGCTGGCTCCAGGAGGGCCTGGACCTGTCCCCCTCCTGGCTCCTGGCCCACGGCGACGACCCCGTTCCCGACGGGGACCGGGCCAGGGTGGCCCAGTGGCTGGAGCGGCGCAGGCAGGGCGAGCCCTGGTCGTACATCCTGGGCTGGTGCGCCTTCCGGGGCCGCCGCTTCTCCGTGACCCGGGACACCCTCATCCCCCGGCCCGAAACCGAACTGGTGCTGGAGGCCGCCCTGGAGGTGGGCCGGCGCCTGGGGGTCCTCCACGCCTGCGACGTGGGGACCGGCTCGGGCATCCTCGCCGTGTGCATGGCCCTGGAGACGGACTGGGAGATCCAGGCCTCGGACATCAGCCCGGGGGCCCTGAAGGCCGCCCGCGCCAACGCCGCGGCCCTGGGGGCCAAGGTGGCCTTCCGGCGGGGCCACCTCCTTGCGCCCCTGAAGGAGCCCCTGGGCCTTGTGGTGTCCAACCCCCCCTACGTGGACCCCGCCGACGCCCCCGGCCTCCAGCGGGAGCTGGCCTTCGAGCCCGCCACGGCCCTATTCGCCCCGGACCGGGGCCTGGCCCTGTCCGCCGAGATCCTCCGGGAGGCCCGGCGCCGCGCCGCCCCCGGCTGCGTCCTGGAAATCGGCGCGGGGCAGGGGGAGGAGCTCAAGGCCCGGGCCCTGGCCTCGGGCTGGAAGCGCGCGGTGGTCCACCAGGACCTGGCCGGCCACGACCGGTGCCTCATGGCGCTGCTCTAG
- a CDS encoding glutathione S-transferase family protein, giving the protein MLHSLPALLNDLEARLIAGEDPIPLLATVRWQEVIGWPRDREEALRLQTRLRNLKILITTLEAPLRATLAKLSDSATYAPKGGVPLPPTVSVRLHQNA; this is encoded by the coding sequence ATGCTGCACTCGCTGCCCGCCCTGCTCAATGACCTTGAGGCCAGGCTCATCGCGGGCGAGGATCCCATCCCCCTTCTGGCCACCGTGCGGTGGCAGGAAGTCATCGGCTGGCCCCGGGACCGGGAGGAGGCCCTGCGCCTGCAGACCCGGCTCCGGAACCTGAAGATCCTCATCACCACGCTGGAGGCCCCCCTCCGGGCCACCCTGGCCAAGCTGAGCGACAGCGCCACCTACGCCCCCAAGGGCGGCGTGCCGCTTCCGCCCACCGTATCCGTCCGCCTCCACCAGAACGCCTAG
- a CDS encoding CcdB family protein: protein MAQFSVHANPNARSKGEVPYLLDVQSDLMSLLATRVVVPLYRPEGARSQALTRLTPEVRFQGMPLIAMVPEMAGIRGRDLGAAVGELASARKEILQAIDLLLTGF from the coding sequence ATGGCCCAATTTTCCGTCCACGCCAACCCCAACGCCCGGTCCAAGGGCGAGGTGCCCTACCTTCTGGACGTGCAGTCGGACCTCATGTCCCTGCTGGCCACCCGCGTCGTCGTGCCCCTGTACCGCCCGGAAGGCGCCCGGTCCCAGGCCCTGACCCGCCTCACGCCCGAAGTGCGCTTCCAGGGAATGCCGCTGATCGCCATGGTCCCGGAGATGGCGGGCATCCGCGGGCGGGACCTGGGGGCCGCCGTCGGGGAGCTGGCTTCGGCCCGGAAGGAGATCCTCCAGGCCATCGATCTGCTGCTGACCGGATTCTGA